From one Plantibacter flavus genomic stretch:
- a CDS encoding NAD(P)-binding domain-containing protein: MSTPETVDVVVIGAGQAGLSAAYHLHRRGFVPLGTAEGATAARTFVVLDANDAPGGAWQHRWRSLTMSTVNGIYDLPGMPKPELDPASPSVDVIPPYFAAFEERFALAVRRPVQVRAVRREDDDPHGRLLVETAASADSSGADSPAAVFRARAVVNATGTWTKPFWPAYPGRERFAGRQLHVADYVSADEFRGQRVVVVGAGISAIQLLEEISRVADTVWMTRREPEWVEDDFDTAARVEAIKGVEERVRQGLPPGSVISVTGMHWTPWARAAEARGVLVRQPMFRRIEEHGVVLADGSFLPVDAILWATGFRAALDHLAPLGIRLPGGGIRIDGTRAADEPRVHLIGYGPSASTVGANRAGRAAVLAILADLDATVALPQH, encoded by the coding sequence GTGAGCACCCCGGAGACCGTCGACGTCGTCGTGATCGGCGCGGGTCAAGCCGGGCTGTCGGCCGCGTACCACCTGCATCGCCGCGGATTCGTCCCGCTGGGCACCGCCGAGGGCGCGACCGCAGCACGCACCTTCGTCGTCCTCGACGCGAACGACGCCCCGGGCGGTGCCTGGCAGCACCGATGGCGGTCGCTCACCATGTCGACCGTCAACGGGATCTACGACCTGCCCGGCATGCCGAAGCCCGAGCTCGATCCCGCGTCGCCGAGTGTCGACGTCATCCCGCCGTACTTCGCGGCGTTCGAGGAGCGTTTCGCCCTCGCGGTCCGCCGCCCGGTGCAGGTCCGCGCCGTCCGCCGCGAGGACGACGACCCGCACGGTCGACTCCTCGTCGAGACCGCGGCGAGCGCCGACTCCTCGGGCGCCGACTCCCCCGCCGCCGTGTTCCGGGCGCGGGCGGTCGTGAACGCGACGGGCACGTGGACGAAACCGTTCTGGCCCGCGTACCCGGGGCGGGAGCGCTTCGCCGGACGCCAGCTGCACGTGGCCGACTACGTCTCAGCTGACGAGTTCCGCGGCCAGCGCGTCGTCGTCGTGGGTGCCGGCATCTCCGCCATCCAACTGCTCGAGGAGATCTCGCGGGTGGCGGACACGGTGTGGATGACGCGACGCGAACCGGAATGGGTGGAGGACGACTTCGACACCGCCGCGCGGGTGGAGGCGATCAAGGGCGTCGAGGAACGCGTGCGCCAGGGCCTCCCGCCGGGCAGCGTGATCTCCGTGACGGGGATGCACTGGACGCCGTGGGCGCGGGCGGCCGAAGCGCGCGGTGTCCTGGTGCGTCAGCCGATGTTCCGCCGGATCGAGGAGCACGGCGTGGTTCTCGCCGACGGTTCCTTCCTCCCGGTCGACGCCATCCTCTGGGCCACCGGGTTCCGGGCGGCGCTCGACCACCTCGCACCGCTCGGCATCCGGCTGCCCGGGGGCGGCATCCGGATCGACGGCACCAGGGCGGCCGACGAGCCGCGCGTGCACCTGATCGGGTACGGCCCCTCAGCCTCGACGGTCGGCGCGAACCGGGCCGGGAGGGCGGCGGTCCTGGCGATCCTCGCCGACCTCGACGCCACCGTCGCCCTCCCTCAGCACTGA
- a CDS encoding EamA family transporter, with protein MKHTSSTTVGLLVAVLAAVAFGTSGAFIKPVLASGWSPAAAVTVRALIGGLVLAPFALIALRGRWDAVWRGRWRLLGMGLIGVAATQLVYFAALQTIAVGTAILVEYMAPLLLVAVAWVLTRRRPATVVLVGSVVSLVGLVLVVAPSGGSTLDPVGLLFAILAMVGCGAYYVISARPAKGLPPVAFAAIGLLIGALSLWLAGLVGVPFTTSDADVTVLGTDVAWWVPLLFVGVVSTAVAYAASITASQMLGSRLASFAGLLEVVAATGFAWILLGEQLSLAQLLGGVCILLGIGFVRSERAPAVPIPVPVQ; from the coding sequence ATGAAGCACACGTCCTCGACCACGGTCGGTCTGCTCGTCGCGGTGCTCGCGGCGGTCGCGTTCGGCACCTCCGGAGCGTTCATCAAACCGGTGCTCGCGTCGGGGTGGAGCCCCGCTGCCGCGGTCACCGTCCGCGCCCTGATCGGTGGCCTGGTGCTCGCCCCGTTCGCCCTCATCGCACTGCGCGGTCGCTGGGACGCGGTCTGGCGTGGCCGCTGGCGACTCCTCGGCATGGGCCTCATCGGGGTGGCGGCGACGCAGCTCGTCTACTTCGCGGCGCTGCAGACCATCGCCGTCGGGACCGCGATCCTCGTCGAGTACATGGCGCCGCTGCTGCTCGTCGCCGTCGCGTGGGTGCTGACCCGACGTCGTCCCGCGACGGTCGTCCTCGTCGGTTCCGTCGTGTCGCTCGTCGGGCTCGTGCTCGTCGTCGCTCCGAGCGGTGGCTCGACGCTCGACCCGGTCGGTCTGCTGTTCGCCATCCTCGCGATGGTGGGCTGCGGCGCGTACTACGTCATCTCGGCGCGGCCGGCGAAGGGGCTGCCTCCGGTGGCGTTCGCCGCCATCGGTCTGCTCATCGGGGCACTCAGTCTGTGGCTCGCCGGGCTCGTCGGCGTGCCCTTCACGACCTCCGACGCCGACGTCACGGTGCTCGGCACCGACGTCGCCTGGTGGGTGCCGCTCCTGTTCGTCGGGGTGGTGTCGACAGCGGTCGCCTATGCGGCGAGTATCACCGCGAGTCAGATGCTCGGCTCCCGACTCGCGTCGTTCGCGGGCCTCCTCGAAGTGGTCGCGGCGACCGGGTTCGCCTGGATCCTCCTGGGGGAGCAGTTGTCGCTCGCGCAGCTCCTCGGCGGGGTGTGCATCCTGCTGGGGATCGGCTTCGTGCGCTCCGAGCGGGCTCCCGCGGTGCCCATCCCCGTGCCGGTGCAGTGA
- a CDS encoding CGNR zinc finger domain-containing protein — translation MRFAPDTEDALHFAALLVNTRSSASRSGGDELATPPQLVELLRVSRYSGRVDGDEPERAAVAALRERIHALWASDADAPDTRDRAVAEINAMLRESAALPQLRRHDGFDWHLHATEFDAPLVDRVQTEIAMALVDVVRSDAWDRLRLCAADDCDGLLVDLSRNGSKRYCSVRCSNRVNTIAFRARAQ, via the coding sequence TTGCGTTTTGCCCCTGACACCGAGGATGCGCTGCATTTCGCCGCGCTGCTCGTGAACACCCGCTCATCGGCGTCCCGCAGCGGTGGCGACGAACTCGCGACACCGCCGCAGCTCGTGGAGCTCCTGCGCGTCAGTCGGTACTCGGGTCGGGTCGACGGCGACGAGCCCGAGCGGGCCGCAGTGGCGGCACTCCGAGAGCGGATCCACGCGCTCTGGGCCTCCGACGCTGACGCCCCGGACACCCGCGACCGGGCCGTCGCCGAGATCAACGCGATGCTCCGGGAGTCAGCCGCGCTCCCCCAACTGCGCCGCCACGACGGCTTCGACTGGCACCTCCACGCCACCGAGTTCGACGCACCGCTCGTCGATCGCGTCCAGACCGAGATCGCCATGGCACTCGTCGACGTCGTCCGGTCCGACGCCTGGGACCGCCTGCGGCTCTGCGCCGCCGACGACTGCGACGGCCTGCTCGTCGACCTGTCCCGCAACGGTTCGAAGCGCTACTGCTCCGTCCGCTGCAGCAACCGCGTCAACACGATCGCCTTCCGCGCGAGAGCGCAGTAG
- a CDS encoding DinB family protein has product MTTNTPDGDTIVPDTKNWTWVLERACSECGMDTSRFGFRDLPGLILANAAAWPAVLERADVRERPDPRTWSPLEYAAHVRDVFRIFDVRLRLVLDEDEPAFENWDQDATALEERYGEQDPKRVSAELVEAATVLAAAFERVPDDALARTGRRSDGARFTTETLGRYFIHDPVHHLWDVTRSQ; this is encoded by the coding sequence ATGACGACGAACACCCCCGACGGCGACACCATCGTCCCGGACACGAAGAACTGGACCTGGGTCCTTGAGCGCGCCTGCTCCGAGTGCGGGATGGACACCTCGCGGTTCGGCTTCCGGGACCTCCCCGGGTTGATCCTGGCGAACGCCGCCGCGTGGCCGGCGGTGCTGGAGCGTGCCGACGTCCGGGAGCGGCCCGACCCGCGGACCTGGTCGCCGCTCGAGTACGCGGCCCACGTGCGGGACGTGTTCCGCATCTTCGACGTCCGGTTGCGGCTCGTCCTCGACGAGGACGAGCCCGCGTTCGAGAACTGGGACCAGGATGCGACGGCTCTCGAGGAGCGCTACGGCGAGCAGGACCCGAAACGGGTCTCCGCGGAACTGGTCGAGGCCGCGACGGTGCTCGCCGCAGCGTTCGAGCGGGTGCCGGACGACGCGCTCGCGCGGACGGGCCGCCGGAGCGACGGCGCGCGCTTCACGACCGAGACCCTCGGCCGCTACTTCATCCATGACCCGGTGCACCACCTCTGGGATGTGACGAGATCGCAGTGA
- a CDS encoding serine hydrolase domain-containing protein — MTATAPRRRRLAALLTAATLATVLVGCSGPSVSDTDFPDQVSGTLAGDTTDAITAAVEAAVTQSGSSGAIVGVWAPWAGSFTAGVGTTEPGGKTKMDPSMVYRIGDTTRPMTCTVLLELVDEGKIKLTDQVHKTLPQVQGIEGITYQQLCNGTSGLGTYTPALNAQFVTNPTRNWSMAEILANGLASGTRTAPGALFGSSDTGYILLGMALEELTGQSWQSLYDHYVFSPLGMSKSSFPDASTVELPGSHPKGYLTPRIADGTYQCDAPTDETELSTSMVWTAGGVVSSVDDLRKFTQSFASGSLLNDSTYKKQWKDPVSLGEAEPTWKSFGVGGLQIGPLRGQAGSIPGSLSAAFSDPTSGLTVVVMLNNSTLGAGFAQTLAMQLASIGAKAAPASGQKAPEIALPWSEQQMAEQLAASAMVCAPPVAPAG, encoded by the coding sequence TTGACTGCAACAGCTCCGAGGCGCCGGCGTCTCGCCGCACTCCTCACCGCGGCGACCCTCGCGACGGTACTCGTCGGGTGCTCGGGCCCCTCGGTGTCCGACACCGACTTCCCCGACCAGGTCAGCGGCACGCTCGCGGGCGACACGACCGACGCCATCACGGCGGCGGTCGAGGCCGCCGTCACCCAGTCCGGATCCTCCGGTGCCATCGTCGGCGTCTGGGCGCCGTGGGCCGGGAGCTTCACGGCCGGCGTCGGCACGACCGAGCCGGGTGGCAAGACCAAGATGGATCCGTCCATGGTCTACCGCATCGGCGACACCACGCGCCCGATGACCTGCACGGTGCTCCTCGAGCTCGTCGACGAGGGCAAGATCAAGCTCACCGACCAGGTCCACAAGACCCTTCCGCAGGTGCAGGGCATCGAGGGCATCACCTACCAGCAGCTGTGCAATGGCACGTCGGGGCTCGGCACCTACACGCCCGCGCTCAACGCCCAGTTCGTCACCAACCCGACCCGCAACTGGTCGATGGCCGAGATCCTCGCGAACGGGCTCGCGAGCGGTACGCGGACGGCTCCGGGGGCGCTCTTCGGTTCGAGTGACACCGGCTACATCCTGCTCGGCATGGCGCTCGAGGAGCTGACCGGTCAGTCCTGGCAGTCCCTGTACGACCACTACGTCTTCTCGCCGCTCGGCATGTCGAAGTCCAGCTTCCCCGACGCCTCCACCGTCGAGCTTCCGGGATCGCACCCCAAGGGGTACCTGACGCCGCGGATCGCGGACGGCACCTACCAGTGCGACGCACCGACGGACGAGACCGAGCTGTCGACCTCGATGGTGTGGACCGCCGGTGGCGTCGTCTCCTCGGTCGACGATCTGCGGAAGTTCACCCAGTCCTTCGCGTCCGGCTCGCTGCTGAACGACAGCACGTACAAGAAGCAGTGGAAGGACCCCGTCTCGCTGGGTGAGGCTGAGCCGACCTGGAAGAGCTTCGGCGTGGGCGGGTTGCAGATCGGTCCGCTCCGGGGGCAGGCCGGGTCGATCCCCGGGTCGCTCTCGGCGGCCTTCTCCGACCCGACCTCCGGCTTGACGGTCGTCGTCATGCTGAACAACTCGACGCTCGGTGCGGGCTTCGCGCAGACGCTCGCGATGCAGCTCGCCTCGATCGGTGCGAAGGCGGCACCGGCGAGCGGGCAGAAGGCCCCCGAGATCGCACTCCCGTGGTCCGAGCAGCAGATGGCGGAGCAGCTCGCCGCCTCGGCGATGGTCTGCGCCCCGCCGGTCGCCCCCGCCGGGTAA
- a CDS encoding DUF2470 domain-containing protein, which produces MTSNAFPQTTVDAVLAHMNGDHPDDNVLIVRAFLEPTAEAATMISLDGTGGEWTWTVDGTAAGGRVPWPAGAITERGEIRREVVALYDAACARLGVEPRPHD; this is translated from the coding sequence GTGACCTCGAACGCCTTCCCGCAGACCACCGTCGACGCCGTCCTGGCGCACATGAACGGCGACCACCCCGACGACAACGTGCTCATCGTGCGAGCCTTCCTGGAACCAACGGCCGAGGCCGCCACCATGATCTCGCTGGACGGGACGGGTGGCGAATGGACCTGGACGGTCGACGGCACCGCCGCGGGTGGACGGGTGCCCTGGCCCGCCGGCGCGATCACCGAGCGCGGCGAGATCCGACGCGAGGTCGTCGCCCTCTACGACGCCGCGTGCGCCCGTCTGGGCGTGGAGCCACGCCCGCACGACTGA
- a CDS encoding DUF4383 domain-containing protein has protein sequence MRHSPNRLLAAVFGAVYVVVGLLGGIVAGGLPFLTTEGGLLLGIFEVNPLHNIAHVLIGAALLIAGLSNVVAAKTVNTVIGGFYLLLGVVGFFIVGSALNILALNTADHFLHLASAVVLLGAGLAADKRTHRAATA, from the coding sequence ATGCGTCATTCACCCAACCGGCTCCTCGCCGCCGTCTTCGGCGCGGTCTACGTGGTCGTCGGACTCCTCGGCGGGATCGTCGCCGGCGGCCTGCCGTTCCTCACCACCGAGGGCGGTCTCCTGCTCGGGATCTTCGAGGTCAACCCGCTGCACAACATCGCGCACGTCCTCATCGGGGCGGCCCTGCTCATCGCCGGGCTCTCGAACGTCGTCGCGGCCAAGACCGTCAACACGGTGATCGGTGGGTTCTACCTCCTGCTCGGTGTCGTCGGATTCTTCATCGTGGGCTCCGCGCTCAACATCCTCGCGCTCAACACGGCCGACCACTTCCTCCACCTCGCGAGCGCCGTGGTGCTGCTCGGCGCCGGGCTGGCTGCGGACAAGCGCACGCACCGGGCGGCGACGGCCTGA
- a CDS encoding heme oxygenase (biliverdin-producing) — protein MSTVIPFSQALRERTSSGHSSSEGADFMSDLMTGKGSKEDYIALVAQHFFIYEALEAAADRMRADAVAAPFISDKLTRLPAIVQDLEFLMGPEWREQITPLPTTARYVARINEVGAVWPGGFVAHHYTRYLGDLSGGQIIRTLMQRQFGFDTNGVGFYLFGDIAKPREFKDTYREQLDAVPWDDEEQARVIDEVMVAYRFNTDLFRDLATAKAAATAVA, from the coding sequence ATGAGCACTGTGATCCCCTTCTCCCAGGCCCTGCGCGAGCGCACGTCCTCCGGCCACTCCTCCAGCGAGGGGGCGGACTTCATGAGCGACCTCATGACCGGGAAGGGCTCGAAGGAGGACTACATCGCCCTCGTCGCACAGCACTTCTTCATCTACGAGGCCCTCGAGGCCGCCGCCGACCGCATGCGCGCCGATGCCGTCGCCGCTCCATTCATCAGCGACAAGCTGACGCGGCTCCCCGCCATCGTGCAGGACCTCGAGTTCCTCATGGGTCCGGAGTGGCGCGAGCAGATCACCCCGCTCCCCACCACCGCCCGGTACGTGGCACGGATCAACGAGGTCGGCGCCGTCTGGCCCGGCGGCTTCGTCGCGCACCACTACACCCGGTACCTCGGCGACCTCTCGGGCGGGCAGATCATCCGCACGCTCATGCAGCGCCAGTTCGGCTTCGACACCAACGGCGTCGGCTTCTACCTCTTCGGCGACATCGCGAAGCCGCGCGAATTCAAGGACACCTACCGCGAGCAGCTCGACGCCGTCCCGTGGGACGACGAGGAGCAGGCCCGCGTGATCGACGAGGTCATGGTGGCGTACCGCTTCAACACCGACCTCTTCCGCGACCTCGCGACCGCGAAGGCCGCAGCGACCGCCGTCGCCTGA
- a CDS encoding alpha/beta fold hydrolase, whose translation MDVILVPGFWLDASSWSAVTPPLEAAGHRVRPLTLPGLESVTADRAGIGLRDHVDAVVAEIDAGAEPVVLVGHSGGGAIISAAIDARPDRVVRAVYVDSGPLADGACINEELPSSGSDIPLPDWTVFDAEDLVDLDDEVREQFRARAVPQPKGVAVDRQQLSDDDRRLSVPATVIACEFSSEMLRGLMEQGHPYVAELARLRDVEFVDLPTGHWPQFTKPAELGAILLRAVDRT comes from the coding sequence ATGGACGTCATCCTCGTACCCGGTTTCTGGCTCGACGCATCCTCCTGGAGTGCGGTCACACCCCCGCTCGAAGCGGCAGGCCATCGGGTCCGACCGCTCACCCTCCCCGGCCTCGAGAGCGTCACTGCCGACCGCGCCGGCATCGGCCTCCGCGACCACGTCGACGCCGTGGTCGCCGAGATCGACGCCGGTGCCGAGCCCGTCGTGCTCGTCGGGCATTCCGGCGGCGGCGCCATCATCTCCGCCGCGATCGACGCCCGCCCTGACCGCGTCGTCCGCGCCGTGTACGTCGACTCGGGTCCGCTCGCCGACGGTGCGTGCATCAACGAGGAACTCCCCTCGTCGGGTTCCGACATCCCACTGCCCGACTGGACGGTGTTCGACGCGGAGGACCTCGTCGACCTGGACGACGAGGTCCGTGAACAGTTCCGGGCCAGAGCCGTCCCGCAACCGAAGGGCGTCGCCGTCGACCGACAGCAGCTCTCCGACGACGACCGTCGCCTGTCCGTCCCGGCGACCGTGATCGCCTGCGAGTTCTCCTCGGAGATGCTTCGCGGCCTGATGGAACAGGGCCACCCGTACGTCGCGGAACTGGCACGGCTGCGCGACGTCGAGTTCGTCGACCTGCCGACGGGCCACTGGCCGCAGTTCACGAAGCCGGCCGAGCTCGGCGCGATCCTGCTCCGGGCCGTCGATCGCACCTGA
- a CDS encoding ATP-dependent DNA helicase — MSVALSAEQQAVFDRIESTREHLFVTGRAGTGKSTLLNHLAWNTSKQLAICAPTGVAALNVGGQTIHSLFRLPIGLIADHTIDQNDQTRKLLNSIDTLVVDEVSMVSADLMDAMDRSLRQARQRPREPFGGVQIVLFGDPYQLAPVPGSLEERAYIADTYRSFWFFDAKVWSETPLQLVELTEIHRQHEAEFKYLLNGVRHGQVTAEMAGRLNGMGARTPPEDGVITLASRNDTVDRINKAALAKLDGKPLTANAEVSGDFGGRAFPADEALDLKVGAQVMFLRNDSERRWVNGTLGTVVKIDSTVWVEVDGEQFEVEPATWEKYKYSYSSVTKQLKRDIVAEFTQFPLRLAWAVTIHKSQGKTYDRAIVDLGSRAFSPGQSYVALSRISTLDGLYLSRPLRPSDIIVDTDVKRFMSGQ; from the coding sequence ATGAGCGTAGCCCTCTCCGCCGAGCAGCAAGCCGTCTTCGACCGCATCGAGAGCACCCGCGAGCACCTGTTCGTGACGGGTCGAGCGGGCACCGGGAAGTCGACGCTCCTCAACCACCTCGCCTGGAACACCTCGAAGCAGCTGGCCATCTGCGCCCCGACCGGTGTCGCCGCGCTGAACGTCGGCGGTCAGACGATCCACTCGCTGTTCCGCCTGCCGATCGGGCTCATCGCCGACCACACGATCGACCAGAACGATCAGACCCGCAAGCTGCTCAACTCCATCGACACCCTGGTCGTCGATGAGGTCTCCATGGTGAGCGCCGACCTCATGGACGCGATGGACCGGAGCCTCCGGCAGGCCCGGCAGCGGCCGCGCGAGCCGTTCGGCGGTGTGCAGATCGTCCTCTTCGGCGACCCGTACCAGCTCGCTCCCGTGCCGGGCAGCCTCGAGGAACGGGCGTACATCGCCGACACCTACCGCTCGTTCTGGTTCTTCGACGCCAAGGTGTGGTCCGAGACGCCGCTGCAGCTCGTCGAGCTCACGGAGATCCACCGCCAGCACGAGGCCGAGTTCAAGTACCTCCTCAACGGTGTCCGGCACGGCCAGGTCACCGCCGAGATGGCCGGCCGGCTGAACGGCATGGGCGCCAGGACCCCACCGGAGGACGGCGTCATCACCCTCGCGAGCCGTAACGACACCGTCGACCGCATCAACAAGGCGGCGCTCGCCAAGCTCGACGGCAAGCCGCTCACCGCCAACGCGGAGGTCTCGGGCGACTTCGGCGGGCGGGCGTTCCCCGCCGACGAGGCGCTCGACCTCAAAGTCGGTGCGCAGGTCATGTTCCTCCGCAACGACAGCGAGCGTCGCTGGGTGAACGGCACGCTCGGGACCGTGGTGAAGATCGACTCCACCGTCTGGGTCGAGGTCGACGGCGAGCAGTTCGAGGTCGAGCCGGCGACGTGGGAGAAGTACAAGTACTCCTACTCCTCGGTGACGAAGCAGCTGAAGCGCGACATCGTGGCCGAGTTCACCCAGTTCCCGCTGCGGCTCGCGTGGGCGGTCACCATCCACAAGTCGCAGGGCAAGACCTACGATCGCGCGATCGTCGACCTGGGCAGCCGCGCGTTCAGCCCTGGGCAGAGCTACGTCGCGCTCAGCCGGATCTCGACGCTCGACGGTCTCTACCTCTCCCGGCCGCTGCGCCCGAGCGACATCATCGTCGACACCGACGTGAAGCGGTTCATGTCGGGGCAGTAG
- a CDS encoding cytochrome c oxidase assembly protein — MNRVVRLAGPALLLLVAVATLLAGLAFGGGADAQLLGDPGAVVRWGLPIAQLLVNLSAAVTIGALLMACWALSPDRREYGAALDVAAAGAAVFTVASGVTGFFTFLNVTQVPLTFDDAFGAKLSLFFTGIESGQAWLQTTLIAAAVTVLCFAVRNHTVLVFVFGLSLVSLLPMAQQGHSAEASGHNAAVTALGLHLVFAAIWLGGLLTLVFIRKTLEDGRLAPVLMRYSTVALVSFVVVAVSGYVSAELRIGSLDRLGTPYGILVLVKVFALLALGLFGALQRRVLIGRIERSAAARADSPAGRTGTFWWLVALELGFMGIASGAAAALAKTAPPVDQTVPTAPTPAVLLTGEELPPELTFARYFTEWNIDLLWLLACAFGIFFYIAGVVRLHRRGDSWPILRTVSWVLGLLVLFYLTCGGINVYQPYLFSVHMLGHMGLTMLVPVLLVPGAPVTLLARAVRKRSDESRGGREWVLLAVHSKFAGIISNPIVTAVLFAGSLWVFYYTPLFRWSMEDHIGHEWMVVHFLITGYLFVQSLIGIDPVPYRLPYPMRLLLLFATMAFHAFFGLAIISSTGLFLADWFGAMGRTWGQVPLLDQQTGGGIAWSVGEIPTLALAVAVAISWSKSDAKDQKRLDRNADRTNDAELNEYNERLARMAANDTRS, encoded by the coding sequence GTGAATCGTGTCGTCCGCCTCGCGGGTCCTGCCCTCCTGCTCCTCGTGGCTGTGGCGACCCTCCTCGCGGGTCTGGCCTTCGGCGGTGGAGCGGATGCGCAACTCCTGGGCGATCCCGGCGCCGTGGTGCGGTGGGGGCTCCCGATCGCACAACTGCTCGTCAACCTGAGCGCCGCCGTCACCATCGGCGCGTTGCTCATGGCCTGCTGGGCGCTCAGCCCGGACCGGCGCGAGTACGGCGCGGCGCTCGATGTCGCCGCAGCCGGCGCCGCGGTCTTCACCGTCGCGTCCGGCGTGACGGGCTTCTTCACCTTCCTGAACGTCACGCAGGTGCCGCTCACCTTCGACGACGCGTTCGGTGCGAAGCTCAGCCTCTTCTTCACCGGGATCGAGTCGGGTCAGGCCTGGCTGCAGACGACCCTCATCGCCGCGGCCGTCACGGTGCTCTGCTTCGCCGTCCGCAACCACACGGTGCTCGTGTTCGTCTTCGGGCTGTCCCTCGTGTCGCTGCTGCCGATGGCCCAGCAGGGTCACTCCGCCGAGGCGAGCGGGCACAACGCCGCCGTCACCGCACTCGGCCTGCACCTGGTGTTCGCCGCCATCTGGCTCGGCGGTCTGCTCACGCTCGTCTTCATCCGCAAGACCCTCGAAGACGGCCGGCTCGCCCCCGTGCTCATGCGGTACTCGACCGTGGCACTCGTGTCCTTCGTCGTCGTGGCGGTCTCCGGATACGTGAGTGCTGAGCTGCGCATCGGCTCGCTCGACCGCCTGGGCACCCCGTACGGCATCCTCGTCCTCGTCAAGGTCTTCGCGCTGCTTGCGCTCGGCCTGTTCGGCGCGCTGCAGCGTCGGGTGCTCATCGGCCGCATCGAGCGCTCCGCCGCTGCGCGCGCGGACAGCCCCGCGGGCCGCACCGGCACCTTCTGGTGGCTGGTCGCCCTCGAGCTCGGGTTCATGGGCATCGCCTCCGGTGCCGCCGCGGCCCTCGCGAAGACCGCCCCGCCGGTCGACCAGACCGTGCCGACCGCGCCGACACCAGCGGTGCTGCTCACCGGGGAGGAACTGCCGCCGGAACTGACCTTCGCTCGGTACTTCACCGAGTGGAACATCGACCTCCTGTGGCTGCTGGCCTGCGCCTTCGGCATCTTCTTCTACATCGCGGGCGTCGTCCGCCTGCACCGCCGCGGCGACTCCTGGCCGATCCTGCGCACCGTCAGCTGGGTCCTCGGGCTGCTCGTGCTCTTCTACCTCACCTGCGGCGGCATCAACGTCTACCAGCCATACCTCTTCAGCGTGCACATGCTCGGGCACATGGGCCTCACCATGCTCGTCCCCGTGCTCCTCGTCCCCGGAGCACCGGTCACGCTGCTCGCGCGGGCGGTGCGGAAGCGCTCCGACGAATCCCGAGGGGGCCGGGAGTGGGTACTCCTGGCCGTGCACTCGAAGTTCGCGGGGATCATCTCGAACCCGATCGTCACCGCGGTGCTCTTCGCCGGATCACTCTGGGTCTTCTACTACACGCCGTTGTTCCGTTGGTCGATGGAGGATCACATCGGTCACGAGTGGATGGTCGTGCACTTCCTCATCACCGGCTACCTCTTCGTGCAGTCGCTCATCGGCATCGACCCGGTCCCGTACCGCCTGCCGTACCCCATGCGGCTGCTGCTGCTCTTCGCGACGATGGCGTTCCACGCGTTCTTCGGGCTGGCGATCATCTCCTCGACCGGGCTGTTCCTCGCCGACTGGTTCGGGGCGATGGGACGCACCTGGGGGCAGGTGCCGCTCCTCGACCAGCAGACGGGCGGCGGGATCGCCTGGAGCGTGGGCGAGATCCCGACCCTGGCGCTCGCCGTCGCCGTCGCGATCTCGTGGAGCAAGAGCGACGCGAAGGACCAGAAGCGACTCGATCGCAACGCGGACCGCACGAACGACGCGGAGCTCAACGAGTACAACGAGCGTCTCGCGCGCATGGCGGCCAACGACACCCGCTCCTAG